The Salvelinus namaycush isolate Seneca chromosome 38, SaNama_1.0, whole genome shotgun sequence genome includes a window with the following:
- the LOC120032029 gene encoding kelch-like protein 42: MSSEQIIVIVMDDKTYNVNKGKLIEKSDYFRALYSSGMRESREDSVQLQGLSVPGLELVLEFINTSKVKVVNETLEDLIETASFLQVTSILKLLSSEIRQENCVELYSLSEVYGTHDLRNACLRYMSCHYHPMLRRPEFSDLPAALRNQVREMRMKGTATLVAIGLFTCLALDLPDQDEPWSMLRYGEVEQRWKPLANNLPSDMVNVRGYGSAMLDNYLFIVGGYRMTSQEISAAHCYNPCRNEWNQVAPLNQKRSNFKLLAVRGKLYAVGGQCQGTVECYSPEQDWWTCVSSLPDPLAEFSACECQGMIYVMGGYTARDRNTSVLRYCPTSDSWTVFRSCSAHVRKQQMLSVEDTIYLVGGYTHELEPGPGRRASQTEDMLTVQSYNVTTGEWLHLKDNTSKSGLNLTCTLHNDGVYIMSRDVSLPTSLEHRVFLKYNIFSDAWEAFRRFPALGQNMLLCSLYLPNVL, translated from the exons ATGTCATCCGAACAAATAATCGTAATTGTCATGGATGACAAAACGTACAACGTCAACAAAGGCAAGTTGATAGAAAAAAGCGACTACTTCCGTGCACTGTACAGCTCTGGGATGCGCGAGTCCAGAGAGGATTCAGTGCAACTGCAGGGGCTGAGTGTGCCAGGGCTCGAGCTGGTCCTGGAGTTTATCAACACCTCCAAAGTGAAAGTAGTCAACGAGACCCTGGAAGACCTGATTGAGACTGCATCTTTTTTGCAAGTCACCTCTATCCTAAAACTCCTTTCGTCTGAAATTCGACAAGAGAATTGTGTGGAACTATACAGCCTATCTGAGGTATATGGAACTCATGATCTACGCAACGCTTGTCTTAGATATATGAGCTGTCACTACCACCCGATGCTGCGGAGACCAGAGTTCAGCGACTTACCTGCTGCCCTGCGCAACCAGGTTAGAGAGATGCGTATGAAAGGCACGGCCACTCTGGTGGCTATCGGACTCTTCACCTGTCTGGCTCTGGACCTACCAGACCAGGACGAGCCCTGGTCAATGCTGAGATATGGGGAAGTGGAGCAGCGCTGGAAGCCGCTCGCTAACAACCTGCCCTCTGACATGGTCAATGTGAGAGGCTATGGCTCAGCCATGTTGGACAACTACCTGTTCATTGTCGGTGGGTACAGAATGACCAGCCAGGAGATCTCAGCGGCACACTGCTACAACCCCTGTAGAAATGAATGGAACCAGGTAGCCCCCCTGAACCAgaagag GTCCAACTTCAAGCTGCTGGCGGTACGAGGGAAGCTGTATGCAGTGGGAGGCCAGTGTCAGGGCACTGTGGAGTGCTACAGCCCTGAGCAGGACTGGTGGACCTGTGTGTCGTCACTACCCGACCCCCTGGCAGAGTTCTCTGCCTGCGAGTGCCAGGGCATGATCTACGTCATGGGAGGATATACTGCCAGAG ACAGGAATACCAGCGTACTCCGCTACTGCCCCACCTCTGACAGTTGGACAGTGTTCCGCTCCTGCTCGGCCCACGTGCGTAAGCAGCAGATGCTCTCAGTGGAAGATACCATCTACCTGGTGGGGGGGTACACCCACGAGCTGGAGCCGGGTCCGGGGCGACGGGCCAGCCAGACGGAGGACATGCTGACGGTGCAGTCTTACAACGTGACCACCGGGGAGTGGCTCCACCTGAAGGACAACACCTCCAAGTCGGGCCTGAACCTCACGTGCACGCTGCACAACGACGGCGTCTATATTATGTCGCGCGACGTCAGCCTGCCCACCAGCCTGGAGCACCGCGTATTCCTCAAGTACAACATCTTCTCAGACGCCTGGGAGGCCTTCAGACGCTTCCCCGCGCTGGGCCAGAATATGCTACTCTGCTCCCTCTATCTGCCCAACGTTCTATGA